A portion of the Pseudarthrobacter sp. L1SW genome contains these proteins:
- a CDS encoding NAD(P)/FAD-dependent oxidoreductase: MEDSYQVIVTGAGFAGIAAAKELGRKGVRVLLIDSNNYHQFQPLLYQVATSQIGVSAIARPIRSVFRRLRNVRVLTAEVASVDVGNHTVTTAEGDTFRADILVIAVGAIPNFFNTPGAEEHAFPLYSVTDATRLGTSVTRLLDRADREPGTAVDMVVVGGGPTGVETAGALAENIKFVVAKYFSPELAARCRVHLVDMVPSVLAMFSSKSQEYTRKRLAKIGVQMHMGVGVTEVRADGVTLADGTVIPGGIVVWAGGLKGGELIAGSGLPQGKGGRIDVQPDLTAPGSDGVYVIGDAANITDSTGAKLPQLGSVAQQAGKWAARNIVADLNGGTRQPFRYVDKGYMAMIGRGAAVAELGRQRVQLQGPLAFLSWLLVHLALLSGFQQKVRALFSWLNGYVLHSPAQVVIGEPDKDRR; this comes from the coding sequence ATGGAGGACTCATATCAGGTCATCGTGACCGGGGCCGGATTCGCCGGCATCGCAGCGGCCAAGGAGCTTGGCCGCAAGGGCGTCCGCGTCCTGCTTATCGACTCGAACAACTACCACCAGTTCCAGCCGCTGCTGTACCAGGTGGCCACCTCGCAGATCGGCGTGTCCGCCATTGCCCGCCCCATCCGGTCCGTGTTCCGGCGGCTCCGCAACGTGCGGGTCCTGACGGCGGAAGTGGCCTCGGTCGATGTTGGAAACCATACGGTCACCACCGCCGAGGGTGATACGTTCCGCGCCGACATCCTGGTGATCGCCGTCGGCGCCATCCCCAACTTCTTCAATACGCCCGGCGCCGAGGAGCATGCCTTCCCGCTGTACTCCGTGACGGACGCCACCAGGCTCGGCACCAGCGTGACCCGGCTGCTGGACCGGGCGGACCGCGAGCCCGGAACCGCGGTGGACATGGTGGTGGTGGGCGGCGGTCCCACCGGAGTGGAGACTGCCGGCGCGCTGGCGGAAAACATCAAATTCGTTGTGGCGAAGTACTTCTCCCCGGAACTGGCCGCACGGTGCCGCGTGCACCTGGTGGACATGGTGCCCAGCGTGCTCGCCATGTTTTCGTCCAAGTCCCAGGAGTACACCCGAAAACGCCTGGCAAAGATAGGCGTCCAGATGCATATGGGGGTGGGCGTCACGGAGGTCAGGGCCGACGGCGTGACGCTGGCTGACGGGACGGTCATCCCCGGCGGGATTGTTGTCTGGGCCGGCGGGCTGAAGGGCGGCGAACTGATTGCCGGCTCGGGGCTGCCGCAGGGAAAGGGCGGACGGATCGACGTCCAGCCGGACCTGACGGCGCCTGGTTCGGATGGCGTGTATGTCATCGGCGACGCCGCCAACATCACCGATTCAACCGGGGCGAAACTGCCGCAGCTCGGTTCCGTGGCCCAGCAGGCCGGGAAGTGGGCGGCCCGCAATATCGTTGCCGATCTCAACGGTGGGACCCGGCAGCCGTTCCGCTACGTGGACAAGGGATATATGGCGATGATTGGCCGGGGTGCGGCGGTGGCTGAACTCGGCCGCCAGCGCGTCCAACTCCAGGGCCCGCTGGCTTTCCTGTCCTGGCTCCTGGTGCACCTTGCCCTGCTGTCCGGGTTCCAGCAGAAAGTCCGCGCCCTGTTCTCCTGGCTCAACGGGTACGTCCTGCACAGCCCCGCGCAGGTGGTCATCGGCGAACCGGACAAAGACCGGAGGTAG
- the gabT gene encoding 4-aminobutyrate--2-oxoglutarate transaminase, giving the protein MTTTASDITFRLEQKRRVQADFPGPKSVALTERRKAVVAAGVASAVPVYVADADGGIIHDVDGNSFIDLGSGIAVTSVGASDPAVVGAVKEAVEHFTHTCFMVTPYEGYVALAEQLNRLTPGDHEKRTVLFNSGAEAVENAIKVARLATGRDAVVAFDHAYHGRTNLTMALTAKAMPYKTNFGPFAPEVYRMPMSYPYREENPEITGAEAAKRAITMIEKQIGGDQVAAIIIEPIQGEGGFIVPAEGFLPALAAWAKDKGIVFIADEVQSGFCRTGEWFAVNHEGVVPDIMTLAKGIAGGMPLSAITGRADLLDAVHPGGLGGTYGGNPVACAAALASIGSMEEYGLAARARHIEDLATARLRDLQAELAGSGTAVIGDVRGRGAMLAVELVQAGSKEPNPELTKAVAAACLKEGVIILTCGTYGNVIRLLPPLVITDELLTDGLDVLAAAIKANA; this is encoded by the coding sequence ATGACCACCACCGCATCAGACATCACCTTCCGCCTGGAGCAGAAGCGCCGGGTCCAGGCTGACTTCCCGGGCCCCAAATCGGTTGCACTGACCGAGCGCCGCAAGGCCGTTGTTGCCGCCGGCGTCGCCTCCGCCGTTCCCGTCTACGTTGCAGACGCCGACGGCGGCATCATCCACGACGTCGACGGCAACTCCTTCATCGACCTCGGCTCAGGCATAGCGGTGACCAGCGTGGGCGCCTCCGATCCCGCCGTCGTCGGTGCCGTGAAGGAAGCCGTGGAACACTTCACGCACACCTGCTTCATGGTCACCCCGTACGAGGGCTACGTGGCCCTCGCGGAGCAGCTGAACCGCCTCACCCCCGGCGACCACGAGAAGCGCACGGTCCTGTTCAACTCCGGCGCGGAGGCAGTGGAGAACGCCATCAAGGTGGCGCGCCTCGCCACCGGACGCGACGCCGTCGTCGCCTTCGACCATGCCTACCACGGGCGCACCAACCTCACCATGGCGCTCACCGCGAAGGCCATGCCGTACAAGACCAACTTCGGCCCGTTCGCGCCCGAGGTCTACCGCATGCCGATGAGCTACCCGTACCGCGAGGAAAACCCGGAGATCACCGGTGCAGAGGCCGCCAAGCGAGCCATCACCATGATCGAAAAGCAGATCGGCGGCGACCAGGTGGCCGCCATCATCATCGAGCCCATCCAGGGTGAGGGCGGCTTCATCGTCCCGGCCGAAGGTTTCCTGCCGGCACTGGCCGCCTGGGCGAAGGACAAGGGCATCGTCTTCATCGCGGACGAGGTCCAGTCCGGCTTCTGCCGCACCGGTGAGTGGTTCGCCGTCAACCATGAAGGCGTCGTTCCGGACATCATGACCCTGGCCAAGGGCATCGCCGGGGGCATGCCGCTCTCCGCCATCACCGGCCGGGCAGACCTGCTCGACGCCGTCCACCCGGGCGGCCTGGGCGGCACCTACGGCGGCAACCCGGTTGCCTGCGCTGCCGCACTGGCGTCCATCGGCTCCATGGAGGAATACGGCCTCGCTGCCCGGGCCCGCCACATCGAGGACCTGGCCACCGCCCGCCTCCGCGACCTGCAGGCCGAGCTGGCCGGCTCCGGTACCGCCGTGATCGGCGACGTGCGCGGCCGCGGCGCCATGCTCGCCGTCGAACTTGTCCAGGCCGGCTCGAAGGAGCCGAACCCGGAACTGACCAAGGCGGTGGCCGCCGCCTGCCTGAAGGAGGGCGTCATCATCCTCACCTGCGGCACCTACGGAAACGTGATCCGCCTGCTGCCGCCGCTGGTCATCACCGACGAACTGCTGACCGATGGCCTGGACGTCCTCGCGGCTGCCATCAAGGCAAACGCGTAA
- a CDS encoding CHAD domain-containing protein, translating into MSQQTEIEKKYDVDEDAAVPPLESLPGVTRAGLPHTAVLEAVYFDTKRHTLASHRITLRRRTGGTDAGWHLKLPPLEDAGTKAEPQQRRELHAPLGQPDVVPDSLLAHLQAYLRGAAVAPVVRLETSRTTHALYGEDGVHLADLADDRVTAERLPHGRKGEAVGNGEKQHWREWELELVHGEPGLFGPAGELLAKAGARPAGHASKLARALGAAGALPDAGPSQDAGPSRNGSTPALAAGKRAPAAAVVTAYISGQIGEILAQDPGVRLEETESVHNMRSALRRVRSVLAAYRKLYAAAPVRRLRNELKWLGQLLGGPRDAEVLLARLSGHLDDLPPGEGVDDVRGKVEHKVGGAYDDGYRQLQEALRSNRYFRLLDDLEAFRDKPPVLPDAVAPGRRVAAKAVAKAARRLRRSHKAAKRYRRGTAHESALHQVRKDAKRLRHVAESAALVYGKRAGKVAKAAHRQQKILGDFHDAVIARDLLATVGSRQEPTAAAAAYAALEAREDGLIRSSEAQYRKAHKKSRDRLRRGVG; encoded by the coding sequence GTGAGCCAACAAACGGAGATTGAAAAGAAGTACGACGTCGACGAGGACGCCGCGGTGCCTCCGCTGGAGAGCCTTCCCGGAGTCACCAGGGCCGGGCTTCCCCATACCGCGGTGCTGGAGGCCGTCTACTTCGACACCAAGCGGCACACGCTGGCGTCCCACCGGATCACCCTCCGCCGCCGTACGGGCGGTACCGACGCCGGCTGGCACCTGAAGCTGCCGCCGCTCGAAGACGCCGGCACCAAAGCGGAGCCCCAGCAGCGGCGGGAGCTGCACGCCCCGCTGGGGCAGCCTGACGTGGTGCCTGACAGCCTGCTGGCCCACCTTCAGGCGTACCTCCGGGGAGCGGCAGTCGCTCCGGTGGTCCGGCTGGAAACGAGCCGCACCACCCACGCCCTGTACGGCGAGGACGGCGTGCACCTGGCGGACCTCGCCGATGACCGGGTGACGGCCGAGCGCCTGCCCCACGGACGCAAAGGCGAAGCCGTGGGCAATGGGGAGAAGCAGCACTGGCGTGAATGGGAACTGGAACTCGTCCACGGCGAGCCCGGCCTCTTCGGCCCCGCCGGGGAGCTGCTGGCCAAGGCGGGAGCCCGTCCTGCCGGCCACGCCTCGAAGCTTGCCCGCGCACTGGGCGCCGCCGGCGCACTTCCGGACGCCGGCCCGTCCCAGGACGCGGGACCCTCCCGGAACGGAAGCACCCCCGCCCTGGCTGCCGGCAAAAGGGCCCCCGCAGCCGCCGTCGTCACTGCCTACATCAGCGGGCAGATCGGGGAGATCCTGGCCCAGGACCCGGGAGTCCGCCTGGAGGAGACCGAATCGGTGCACAACATGCGCTCCGCGCTCCGCAGGGTCCGCTCGGTGCTTGCCGCCTACCGGAAGCTGTATGCTGCCGCTCCGGTGCGCCGGCTCCGCAACGAGCTGAAATGGCTGGGCCAGCTGCTTGGCGGGCCGCGGGATGCCGAGGTTCTGCTGGCCAGGCTCAGCGGGCACCTCGACGACCTGCCGCCGGGGGAAGGCGTGGACGATGTCAGGGGCAAAGTGGAGCACAAAGTGGGCGGCGCCTATGACGACGGGTACCGGCAGCTCCAGGAGGCGCTGCGCTCGAACCGCTACTTCCGGCTCCTCGATGACCTGGAGGCGTTCCGGGACAAGCCGCCGGTGCTTCCGGACGCGGTGGCACCCGGCCGGCGGGTGGCTGCGAAAGCCGTGGCCAAGGCGGCCAGGCGGCTGCGGCGCTCGCACAAGGCGGCAAAGCGGTACCGCCGCGGAACAGCCCACGAATCCGCCCTCCACCAGGTGCGCAAGGACGCCAAGCGGCTGCGGCATGTGGCGGAATCGGCCGCCCTGGTCTACGGCAAACGTGCCGGCAAAGTGGCCAAGGCCGCGCACCGGCAGCAAAAGATCCTGGGCGATTTCCACGACGCCGTGATCGCCAGGGACCTGCTGGCCACCGTGGGTTCACGCCAGGAACCGACGGCGGCCGCTGCAGCCTATGCTGCATTGGAGGCGCGGGAGGACGGGCTGATCAGGAGTTCCGAGGCCCAATACCGGAAAGCCCACAAGAAGTCCCGCGACCGGCTGCGCCGCGGGGTGGGGTAA
- a CDS encoding PucR family transcriptional regulator — protein MAISLAALLGVNSLKLSKAGVAETTWHQDINWVAVTELEDPHRFINGGELILTTGLRLRSAPEQRRFVRQVQRAGAVGIGFGVGLSHDTVPPALLAEANRWGLPVVEVPYETPFIAIGKLVADAQSADHYAKLERLIAGHQVLARALLTGGGLSELLKHLGSMLRTDVALTQFTAQLYNSSGDSPSADTWSSYPVPTGRRDACTLWVRQPFEDSGIIGYAQSLISVELNNMVKQRQAQRALCGQVLEDVIHGALETSEAQRRLAGVGVNSTRKNVVLLAVSAAHNKALVSTSVPRELEKAVAAVVGKDLVLVINDDGGAAPALARKLSDHLAEAGIHATIGIGGAYTKPNGLRWSYFEARDAASHGLPVNEPERLSLTSLLLASEDVPLADMANESLDPLRTFDAAHGSELMATLESYLNNNGSVAAVAEQLTLHRNTVRYRLAQITELTGYDPAVTTDRVQLWLALAVARLSARQGK, from the coding sequence ATGGCCATTTCCCTTGCCGCCCTGCTGGGTGTGAACTCCCTGAAGCTGTCCAAAGCCGGGGTTGCCGAGACCACTTGGCACCAGGACATCAACTGGGTGGCAGTCACGGAGCTGGAGGACCCGCACCGGTTCATCAACGGCGGCGAGCTGATCCTCACCACCGGACTGCGCCTGCGGTCAGCCCCCGAGCAGCGGCGCTTTGTCCGGCAGGTGCAGCGGGCCGGCGCCGTGGGCATCGGCTTCGGTGTGGGGCTGTCCCACGATACGGTTCCCCCGGCCCTCCTGGCGGAAGCGAACCGGTGGGGCCTGCCCGTGGTGGAGGTTCCCTACGAGACGCCGTTCATCGCCATCGGCAAGCTCGTGGCCGACGCCCAGTCGGCGGACCACTACGCCAAACTCGAGCGGCTGATTGCCGGGCACCAGGTGCTGGCGCGGGCACTGCTGACCGGCGGCGGGCTCAGCGAACTCCTCAAGCATCTGGGCAGCATGCTGCGCACCGATGTTGCCCTGACCCAGTTCACGGCCCAGCTCTACAACAGCAGCGGCGACTCCCCTTCCGCGGACACCTGGTCCTCCTACCCCGTCCCTACCGGCCGGCGCGATGCCTGCACGCTGTGGGTCCGGCAGCCCTTCGAGGACTCGGGCATCATCGGATACGCCCAGAGCCTGATCAGCGTGGAGTTGAACAACATGGTCAAGCAGCGCCAGGCCCAGCGCGCCCTGTGCGGCCAGGTCCTGGAGGACGTGATCCATGGGGCGCTGGAAACCAGCGAGGCCCAGCGGCGCCTGGCCGGCGTGGGCGTCAACAGCACGCGGAAGAACGTGGTGCTGCTGGCCGTCTCGGCCGCACACAACAAGGCCCTGGTGAGCACCTCGGTGCCGCGCGAACTGGAAAAGGCGGTGGCCGCCGTCGTGGGCAAGGACCTGGTGCTGGTCATCAATGACGACGGCGGCGCCGCACCTGCCCTGGCCCGGAAGCTGAGCGACCACCTGGCAGAGGCCGGCATCCACGCCACGATCGGGATCGGCGGGGCGTACACCAAGCCGAACGGCCTGCGATGGAGCTACTTCGAGGCCCGGGACGCCGCGAGCCACGGCCTGCCCGTTAACGAGCCGGAGCGCCTCAGCCTGACATCGCTGCTCCTGGCCAGCGAGGACGTGCCCCTCGCGGACATGGCCAACGAGTCCCTGGACCCGCTCCGGACCTTCGACGCCGCCCACGGTTCGGAGCTGATGGCCACGCTGGAGAGCTACCTCAACAACAACGGTTCTGTGGCTGCCGTGGCCGAGCAACTCACCCTGCACCGGAACACGGTCCGGTACCGGCTGGCCCAGATCACGGAGCTGACCGGGTACGACCCCGCCGTCACCACGGACCGCGTGCAGCTCTGGCTGGCGCTGGCCGTGGCCCGGCTGTCCGCGCGGCAGGGGAAGTAG
- a CDS encoding gamma-aminobutyraldehyde dehydrogenase, with the protein MVQTLQNFINGKFTTPAGTALLDIVNPTNGEVVAHAPVSVQADVDAAMTAAKDAFKTWKHVTPGQRQLMLLKLADAVEAHSDELVEAQHRNTGQVRSLIASEEIAAGADQLRFFAGAARILEGKSAGEYFEGHTSYVRREPIGVVAQVAPWNYPFLMAIWKIGPALAAGNTVVLKPSDTTPESTLVLARLAGDILPAGVLNVVLGTGETGALMVDHKVPGLVSITGSVRAGIAVASGAAKGLKRAHLELGGKAPAIVFKDADIKKSAAAIAEFAFFNAGQDCTAITRVLVEDSVHDDVVAAMVEHTRTLRTGSQNDEDNYFGPLNNINHFNAVTSVVENLPANCRIETGGHRAGEKGYFFEPTIITGAKQTDDIVQKETFGPVITVQRFSTEEEAVELANDVDYALASSVWTTNHGTAMRLSRDLDFGAVWINTHILLTAEMPHGGFKQSGYGKDLSMYGVEDYTRIKHVMSALDA; encoded by the coding sequence GTGGTCCAGACCTTGCAGAACTTCATCAACGGGAAGTTCACCACCCCCGCCGGCACCGCCCTGCTGGATATCGTGAACCCCACCAACGGGGAAGTGGTGGCACACGCGCCCGTCTCGGTGCAGGCCGACGTGGACGCCGCCATGACCGCAGCCAAGGACGCCTTCAAGACCTGGAAGCACGTCACCCCGGGGCAGCGCCAGCTGATGCTCCTCAAGCTTGCCGACGCCGTCGAGGCCCACAGCGACGAGCTCGTGGAAGCCCAGCACCGCAACACCGGCCAGGTGCGCTCGCTCATCGCCTCGGAGGAAATTGCCGCCGGTGCCGACCAGCTCCGCTTCTTTGCCGGTGCGGCCCGCATCCTTGAAGGAAAGTCCGCCGGCGAATACTTCGAGGGGCACACCTCCTACGTCCGCCGCGAACCCATCGGGGTGGTGGCCCAGGTTGCCCCCTGGAACTACCCGTTCCTCATGGCCATCTGGAAGATCGGCCCCGCGCTCGCCGCCGGCAACACCGTGGTCCTCAAGCCCTCGGACACCACTCCCGAATCCACCCTGGTCCTGGCGCGCCTCGCCGGGGACATCCTGCCGGCCGGCGTCCTGAACGTGGTGCTGGGAACCGGCGAGACCGGCGCCCTGATGGTGGACCACAAGGTTCCCGGCCTGGTGTCCATCACCGGCTCCGTCCGTGCCGGGATCGCCGTGGCGTCCGGTGCCGCCAAGGGCCTCAAGCGGGCCCACCTGGAGCTTGGCGGCAAGGCGCCGGCCATCGTCTTCAAGGACGCCGACATCAAGAAGAGTGCCGCGGCCATCGCCGAGTTCGCCTTCTTCAACGCGGGCCAGGACTGCACTGCCATCACGCGCGTGCTGGTGGAGGATTCCGTGCACGACGACGTGGTGGCCGCCATGGTGGAACACACCAGGACCCTGCGCACCGGCTCGCAGAACGACGAGGACAACTACTTCGGCCCGCTGAACAACATCAACCACTTCAACGCGGTGACCTCCGTGGTGGAGAACCTGCCCGCCAACTGCCGCATCGAAACCGGTGGCCACCGTGCGGGGGAGAAGGGCTACTTCTTCGAACCCACCATCATCACGGGCGCCAAGCAGACCGACGACATTGTCCAGAAGGAAACTTTTGGTCCCGTCATTACTGTGCAGCGGTTCAGCACCGAGGAAGAAGCTGTGGAACTGGCGAACGACGTGGACTACGCCCTCGCCTCCAGCGTGTGGACCACCAACCACGGGACGGCCATGCGCCTCAGCCGTGACCTGGACTTCGGCGCCGTCTGGATCAACACCCACATCCTCCTCACCGCCGAGATGCCCCACGGCGGCTTCAAGCAGTCCGGCTACGGCAAGGACCTCTCCATGTACGGCGTTGAGGACTACACGCGCATCAAGCACGTAATGAGTGCACTTGATGCATAA
- a CDS encoding FadR/GntR family transcriptional regulator codes for MALSPSARPPLADEVTAKLRTMVHSGEWPLHQRIPSETELMAGLGVSRGTLREAVKALAHSGMLEVRRGDGTYVRATSEISGAARRLYKDHTEEHILEVRLGLDTQAARLAARNATADDVAALRALLTDRDQAWSAGDYEAWARADWLFHERVAQASGNPLLHELYASFGAAFHQDLLKQYRRAGFDGRPHEGHGVLVDAIEVRDGEAAVATVSRNLNSCAEWLAG; via the coding sequence ATGGCCCTGAGCCCTTCCGCCCGCCCGCCGCTCGCGGACGAGGTCACCGCCAAGCTGCGCACCATGGTCCACTCCGGCGAATGGCCACTGCACCAGCGCATCCCGTCCGAAACCGAGCTGATGGCCGGCCTCGGCGTCTCGCGCGGGACCCTCCGCGAAGCCGTCAAGGCCCTTGCCCACAGCGGAATGCTGGAGGTGCGCCGCGGGGACGGCACCTACGTCCGCGCCACCAGCGAGATTTCCGGCGCCGCGCGCCGGCTGTACAAGGACCACACCGAGGAGCACATCCTGGAAGTCAGGCTGGGCCTGGACACCCAGGCGGCCAGGCTGGCAGCGCGGAATGCCACGGCAGACGACGTTGCAGCGCTGCGTGCCCTGCTCACCGATCGGGACCAGGCCTGGAGCGCCGGAGACTATGAGGCGTGGGCGCGCGCAGACTGGCTGTTCCATGAACGCGTGGCCCAGGCCTCCGGCAACCCCCTCCTGCACGAGCTGTACGCCAGCTTCGGCGCCGCCTTCCACCAGGACCTCCTCAAGCAGTACCGCCGGGCGGGTTTCGATGGCCGCCCGCACGAGGGGCACGGCGTTTTGGTTGATGCCATTGAGGTCCGTGACGGTGAGGCCGCTGTTGCCACCGTGAGCCGGAACCTGAACTCCTGCGCCGAATGGCTTGCCGGATAG
- a CDS encoding AI-2E family transporter: MARSPRLTEHDVSHELPQEAAAQSPAAAAAAAAAAQAEPGGEVQRPPAARKPRETKSPAELWGDGLGRVGIRAAQVLLILTVAVVSVYALMQIKLLVIPILIALILAAAIGPFVNMLRRRGLRGGLATGIAFIGLLLVLGGVSTVIYFSVRNQWGELAQQASSGLDELEKFLLTGPVPLEQEQLDQARQGIIDFAASSQVRSGAITGLSVVTEFIAGASLMIVILFFFLKDGEKIWNFFLRPFSGAREAKLRRVGRRTLEVLGGYVRGTAIVALVDTVAIGAALLIMQVPLAIPLAIIVFIGAFVPLVGATVAGILAALVALVANGPVVALIVVAVVIAVNQLEGDLLQPIVMGKSLQLHALVILMALTAGTILAGIVGAVLSVPLAAVAWAIIQVWTAEDPNLEDMNPNLPPAGSKPI; the protein is encoded by the coding sequence GTGGCGCGATCACCACGCCTGACTGAACACGACGTGAGCCACGAGCTCCCGCAGGAGGCAGCGGCGCAATCCCCGGCTGCCGCGGCTGCCGCCGCCGCTGCTGCGCAGGCCGAGCCCGGCGGCGAGGTCCAGCGCCCGCCGGCTGCCCGGAAGCCCAGGGAAACCAAGTCCCCCGCCGAGCTCTGGGGTGACGGCCTGGGCAGGGTGGGCATCCGCGCCGCCCAGGTCCTGCTGATCCTCACCGTGGCGGTTGTGTCCGTCTATGCTCTGATGCAGATCAAGCTCCTGGTCATTCCGATCCTGATAGCCCTGATCCTGGCGGCCGCAATCGGCCCGTTCGTCAACATGCTCCGGCGCCGGGGGCTGCGCGGAGGACTGGCCACGGGCATCGCCTTCATCGGCCTTTTGCTGGTGCTGGGCGGGGTTTCCACCGTCATCTATTTCTCGGTCCGCAACCAGTGGGGCGAGCTCGCGCAGCAGGCCTCCTCCGGGCTGGATGAGCTGGAAAAGTTCCTCCTGACCGGACCCGTCCCCCTCGAGCAGGAGCAGCTGGACCAGGCCCGGCAGGGCATCATCGACTTCGCCGCCAGCAGCCAGGTCCGCTCCGGCGCCATCACCGGGCTGTCCGTGGTCACCGAGTTCATCGCCGGGGCCAGCCTCATGATCGTCATCCTGTTCTTCTTCCTGAAGGATGGCGAAAAGATCTGGAACTTCTTCCTCCGCCCGTTCAGCGGGGCCCGTGAAGCCAAGCTGCGCCGCGTGGGCCGCCGCACCCTCGAGGTGCTCGGCGGCTACGTCCGCGGTACCGCCATTGTGGCGCTGGTGGACACGGTGGCCATCGGAGCGGCGCTGCTGATCATGCAGGTGCCCCTGGCCATCCCGCTGGCCATCATTGTCTTCATCGGCGCCTTCGTCCCACTGGTGGGCGCCACAGTGGCCGGCATTCTCGCGGCGCTGGTGGCCCTGGTGGCCAACGGGCCGGTGGTTGCCCTGATCGTGGTGGCCGTGGTCATCGCCGTCAACCAGCTTGAGGGCGACCTCCTGCAGCCCATCGTCATGGGAAAGTCCCTGCAGCTCCACGCACTGGTGATCCTGATGGCCCTGACAGCCGGGACCATCCTGGCCGGCATCGTTGGTGCCGTGCTCTCCGTGCCGCTGGCCGCCGTCGCCTGGGCCATCATCCAGGTATGGACGGCGGAGGACCCGAATCTCGAGGACATGAACCCGAACCTGCCGCCCGCAGGCAGCAAACCCATCTAA
- a CDS encoding CynX/NimT family MFS transporter: protein MPDSYPPTAAAPAATAPTAPAAAPAVPAERPAGTGTKPRSAVVFGVVALVLIGLNLRAGITGASALLHDLQAVLGYGVLVAAVIPSIPTLCFALAGAGTSWLTGRLGVEKAILAALAMLAGGLLLRGIPATGMLVAGSVLGMSGLAVCNVAMPSFIREHFAHRTSLMTAVYTVTMTTGATVTAVAVVPLAHALGSPSAAVGAIGITAVAAFLGFLPVALHAHRNSPRRAAARVSPWPLLRTRKGLLLTAIFTLQALLAYALLSWFPYMLTTMGMSASDSGLMFGLMQLVSVPAGMVLIAIGSRPRMLRPAFYLVSITMVAGLVLLLVLPVGLAAVPAALLGFGLGIFPLVMVMISRSGASTAETTALSTLAQSTGYLLATAGPFGMGLLHSATGGWTLPLLLLLALALAQIVVAHLITGKAMTNAVGRK from the coding sequence ATGCCCGACTCGTATCCCCCTACCGCCGCCGCGCCTGCGGCCACCGCGCCGACCGCCCCAGCCGCCGCCCCTGCCGTCCCAGCCGAACGCCCGGCCGGGACCGGCACCAAGCCGCGGTCCGCCGTCGTTTTCGGCGTTGTTGCGCTGGTGCTGATCGGGCTCAACCTGCGTGCGGGCATCACCGGAGCGTCCGCCCTGCTGCATGACCTCCAGGCGGTCCTCGGGTATGGGGTGCTGGTGGCTGCGGTCATCCCCTCCATTCCCACGCTGTGCTTTGCGCTGGCGGGCGCCGGCACGTCCTGGCTGACCGGACGCCTGGGCGTGGAAAAGGCGATCCTGGCGGCCCTGGCCATGCTGGCGGGCGGGCTCCTCCTGCGCGGCATTCCGGCAACGGGCATGCTGGTGGCCGGCAGCGTCCTGGGCATGTCCGGCCTGGCCGTCTGCAACGTGGCCATGCCGTCCTTCATCCGCGAACACTTTGCCCACCGCACCTCGCTGATGACCGCCGTCTACACCGTGACCATGACCACCGGCGCCACCGTGACCGCCGTCGCCGTGGTTCCGCTGGCCCACGCCCTGGGTTCGCCATCGGCGGCCGTCGGGGCCATTGGCATCACCGCCGTCGCGGCCTTCCTGGGGTTCCTGCCCGTGGCCCTGCACGCCCACCGCAACAGCCCGCGCCGGGCCGCTGCCCGCGTCTCCCCGTGGCCGCTGCTGCGGACCCGCAAGGGGCTGCTCCTCACGGCGATCTTTACGCTGCAGGCGCTGCTCGCCTACGCCCTGCTGAGCTGGTTCCCCTACATGCTGACCACCATGGGGATGAGCGCATCGGACAGCGGCCTGATGTTCGGGCTGATGCAGCTGGTCTCAGTGCCGGCCGGCATGGTGCTCATAGCCATCGGTTCCAGGCCCCGGATGCTGAGGCCCGCCTTCTACCTGGTCAGCATCACCATGGTGGCGGGCCTGGTGCTGCTGCTGGTCCTGCCGGTGGGGCTGGCCGCCGTTCCCGCCGCCCTGCTGGGATTCGGCCTGGGTATTTTCCCGCTGGTGATGGTGATGATCAGCCGTAGCGGGGCGAGCACCGCCGAGACCACCGCGCTGTCCACGCTGGCCCAGTCCACGGGCTACCTCCTGGCTACGGCCGGGCCGTTCGGGATGGGGCTCCTGCACAGCGCCACCGGCGGCTGGACCCTGCCGCTCCTGCTGCTCCTTGCCCTCGCGCTGGCCCAGATCGTGGTGGCGCACCTGATCACCGGCAAGGCCATGACCAACGCCGTCGGAAGGAAGTAG